GGAAAGACAGCCTCGGCGCCTACCATCCATGCGCGCACATAAGCAAAATCGTTCACAAAGAAACCGTGCAGTGTCATCTGCGTTCGAGATctggctgcggtggcgttATCGCGTACCCGAGAGTGCATCTTCGCTGTTGGTATGCTGTTCTcatttcttcttttttttttcgaagGGGGAGTTCTTCCCGGCGCCACCCCTTCTCTATGCCCATCATGTAGCTCAGCATCACCCTTACACTGTCGGTCTTGGCATTTCCTTTTAGGAGTTCTATGCATCACACGGTACCAGCTTCATCTCCGCTACTGTTGCTTGATGAGCTTCATGACACCTGCCACGAATGCCTCGAGATGCAAAATCGGCTTCGTTCCAAGCTTCATGTTGTGGTCGTATTTAGCGGCGAGCTCGATCAGCGGGTGCTGGAGGGCCGGCGCCACAGCCGTAAGCAAGCTATCCACCAGTGTCTTTAGGATGGTCTCACCCGAGATACACTGGGCGAGAAGATCGTAGAACTTGAGGCGCACCTCGTGCAGCTTCTTCGGCGTCTGCTCCGCCACAATGTCGTGCGAGATTTCGTCCAGAAACAACTTCCAGTCTGCCTGCGGTATAGCGGCACCGTTGCCGCTCCAATCCACCTTCGCCATAGCGGATGCctccagcatcagcagcccgCGGCGCAGGTTGCCGCCGGAGCGCAGAGCTAGTGAATTCAAGAACGCCGCCGACGGAAGAGGTCGgccctcgccctcgcacacgcgctgcacgGCCAGCTTCAGGTTGTCCTTCGAGTGCGAGGCGACGCGGATGCCGAGGCAGCGggaccgcagcggcgggatAAGGCGCGAGGTTGAGTtgcagaggaggaagaggcggcagGTGTTCATGTACTTCTCCATTGTTCGGCGAAGCGCATGTTGGGCACTGCGGCTCATCTTATCCACTTCGTtaagcaccaccaccttaTATGGCACGTTCTTTCGGTTGCTGGCCGTGGTGTGCAGAGGTACCGTCTGCGCGATCTCGCGGATCATCTGCATGACGATGGCGCGATCATAGTTGCCGGCGTCAGACGGGTTGATATCGATGTGATGAGGTGAGCTAAGGGTAGCGATGTCCACGACCTTGCTGTCAGACACCTGCACGCTCTTGTGCTCCAGACGTACCGAATAGACGCTAGGGCCGTAGATTTCATGTAGCATGGCCATGGCACGCGTCTTCTTACCGCTGCCAGACGGACCGTagaagaggaggtgcggaACATCTTGCGCCTTGGAAAGGCGGGTCAGCACCCCCTTGAGCTCCGGGTACAGCTCTACATCCTTGAGAGTCTTTGGTCGATACCGATCTACCCACAGCATGGCTGATGCAGCGCACACTCTCACGAGCGCAGAGGTGCCCGGAAAGGTTTAAAGACACGTTAGAGTGCGAGCCGCAGAGGATCGAAATATAAAAAACGCCGCCGCACTGTCTGTTCCGTGTGCTCCCTCTATGAGAGAGTCTGTCGAGATATTCTGTGGGCTTTTCTCTTCAATGTGTGCGCCActgtgcagcagccacgAGTAGAGCGGGAGCCACGTGTGAAATGCGCGCGTCGCAGTAATTCCGAGCTATcgctcacgcagcgccagcattagaggagggaggggcgtgGAGGCAGATAGAAAGCAACCCACTTGCTCACGCCTTGGATGAAGCAGCCCTTCCACGACACGGTCGCTGAAAAGCCATTCATGGCAAAATGAGGCTACTCTTCGGCGTCGCTCACTCTTGCCTACGCCAAGCCGTTTTGAGGCGACTACGCCACTGAAAGACAGAGATACCGCCAACGCCTCTTGTACTCGTATTTGCTTTCGCCTCGCCGCTTTCATTCGTGGCGCGCGGATGAGCCTCACTGAAAGTCGTCAAGCATACACCATGAAAGAATAACAAAACAGCCTCCCTTCTCTGCAGAGAGGGGCCAACGTGGGCAGCGCACACTCGCGCCTCGGCGATAGGAAGCGAAGGAGCCGTGAGAAACAAAAGCAAAGAGCACACGGAGAACAAAAAAGGCTTTCATCGTTCCAGCGCGTCCATGCTCCGGCACGCAACATGAGCTCCACTCCACGCTACAGCCGCCCTGCCACAGacccatcgcgtggtgccgagcagcgctagacaTGCGGGCGCCCCACACAGCAccctgcgccgacgcggccacCCGAGCACGGTCTCTGCCTCAGCCCCAagcccgcccacccacccacccaccccccagGTCGCCTCACGGGTCGCTCCCGCTGTGCTGGTCGCCACCtggcgcacctctctctcactcactCTGTCTGGGGGGTAGCTCAGGCTCCCATCACACCAGCGGCCAGTGAGGCGGCCCAAGGAGGTACGTGCGAGCCACGCGGGCACGCTTGCCTTCTATCCTAGgcatggcacaagcgtgcccACGGCCGCAGCTCGCTGcaacgcagcgccatccacgacaTCAACGCCGACATATCAGCACCGCTGAATCGCTctcacctccacccccacGCCGTGGGGGTACTTTTGagcctgccaccaccacatgCAGCTGTGCGTTCGCGGGGACAtacggggggagggggagggggtctgCAGGGCTTGCTCGCATGTGCCGCGACAGGTGGGACGCCGCCATGAGTCTCTGGCAGCAGGGGCGTTCCACCTTCTCCTGAGTCTGCACGCCTCTGACAGGCGTGGGAATGTCAAGCGGAAGGGGCGCTCGAAGAAACGCACGtccacaggcacgcacacgggtCCACTGATGTGAGTGGCAAAAAAGGGGAAAGAGGAACTGAAAGAGGGGTTTAGAGCGACAGCGAGTTGCGACGCGCTAGTCAGAGGCGTTGTCAAGTTGTTGGGGGAACGATACGGGGTGAGCGGTGGGGTCAGggggtgaagggggaggaggggggtggcgctggcgctgacgCGGAGACCGAATAAGAGAGGGGGATGGCGAGAGAGCAACTTTTGATGCACATGCTATGTGTTTGGTCGGGCTTGCCTCCGCCGACAGCGGAGGTGAGGCTTCACCCATCGATTCGTGCTCACTTACCACACTCTTTTTCGATGCATTTCCTCTTCCCTATCAGTGTCTCGCCCGCCGTGCCCTCACCCCTACCCGCTGTACTCTGGGACTCAGCACtcacacatgcatgcgcatATAGAGCACTACGCACCCCTAGAGGCACACCTGGGCCACGCCCGTCTAACAGCCGCGCCCGATGATAAAGGTGGTGACCAGCTCGATGCCCAGCCACCCCGAGGCGTTCGCTGGGAGGGAACGTAGAAAACATGCTGTGTAGCCCCTGTAGAAGGCACTCACCCCACCGGCCGCGTACGTTGTGCAGATGATGTCGGAAATGGACACCTTCTTCTTGGAGGCCTGCACGCAGGTCTTGAGAAAGTCGCACGGGTAGTTGCTCGTCCAGAAGCACATGCCGGCGACCATACCGCTCAGCatcggcaccaccacctcgcgGCCGGCTGCCATCGAGGCAAGCGGTGTGTCGAGCAGCGTGGTCCGCGCCGTCTGGCATCCCATAAAGTAAAACGGCAGGCCAATCAGATGAGACATTAGTGTCGGGGTGTAGCCGGAGAAGATGCCTCGGTAGCCCTCCACTCGAATGATGTGAAGCAGGCACGAAACAGGCCCAGCCACCGTGGAAGACTCCTTGCCACCCTGGCCGAGCATCTGCAACTGAACCTTCACTTTCTCCACAGGCGCCACAGTCAGCACATAAAGAGGTGTGGTGAGCTgggccgcgacggcggtgcaccacagcggcggcggggtgtGTGGGCCCTGCTCCGGCAAGGCCATCAGGCTGTTCATAGTCTGGCTGAGGCTGAAGAGCGCAGCGTTTTGAAAGCCGCAGAAAAGGAGTTGCGGTGTGACGCCGCTGTAGAAGCCGCGGATGCCCTCGTCCTTCTACGTGTTCCACACGCAGGAAGAGATGGAGGGGAAGATGCCGTTCTGTACGCGGAACTTGATCGCGTCGAAGGGGTGGCTGGAGGCTGCCTGCATCACTCCGCCCACGGTGCCTCCCACGAAACGACAGAGGATGAACAGGTGGTCTTTGGAAAGGTCACCGTgagacggcgaggccgccgacgcggccgccatcgCGATGAAAGACGCGCAATCACAGCCGTGCAAAGTGTCTTGTTAGACAGCGCTGCGCGGAGCACCCAGTACAAGCGGAGGAGCAGTACGAGCGCATACGCACGGGCAGCGACTCGGTGCGCCGGGTGAGAGATGACAAGAGCAGatgaagagaaagaggatAAAGACTGCGTCAGCGTGACTTAGCCTGTGAAGTTCGCGCGGAAATCAGCGGTGCACGAATGAGCGCCGCCGAtggagcagccgcacctccgGTAAGCCACGACGATTCATGTGAAAGCAGAGGTGCGGAAGGTGATACAAGGAGGAGTTGAGAAATTGTAGGGAAGGGAGATGGCACCGCAACAGTCAAATGCTTTCTAGCTTGCATGCCGTCGAAAACGtgtagccgccgccgcacagaGCCTCCACGCGCTACATCGGACGCCAGCAGCATACCTTCGGGCGTggccacaaaaaaaaagcgagagTGCGTGAGCGAGATCgagatcgagagagagagagagacggcacCCGTTGCTTTCACCGCAGCATCACTGATCGACGACACCTATGCTTCCCTTTTGCGCTGCTGAGTTCACCCACATGTGTTTTATTCTTTTGTTGTTGAGTAACATCGACATCGAAACCGAACtaccca
This genomic stretch from Leishmania donovani BPK282A1 complete genome, chromosome 36 harbors:
- a CDS encoding mitochondrial carrier protein, putative encodes the protein MALPEQGPHTPPPLWCTAVAAQLTTPLYVLTVAPVEKVKVQLQMLGQGGKESSTVAGPVSCLLHIIRVEGYRGIFSGYTPTLMSHLIGLPFYFMGCQTARTTLLDTPLASMAAGREVVVPMLSGMVAGMCFWTSNYPCDFLKTCVQASKKKVSISDIICTTYAAGGVSAFYRGYTACFLRSLPANASGWLGIELVTTFIIGRGC
- a CDS encoding replication factor C, subunit 5, putative, yielding MLWVDRYRPKTLKDVELYPELKGVLTRLSKAQDVPHLLFYGPSGSGKKTRAMAMLHEIYGPSVYSVRLEHKSVQVSDSKVVDIATLSSPHHIDINPSDAGNYDRAIVMQMIREIAQTVPLHTTASNRKNVPYKVVVLNEVDKMSRSAQHALRRTMEKYMNTCRLFLLCNSTSRLIPPLRSRCLGIRVASHSKDNLKLAVQRVCEGEGRPLPSAAFLNSLALRSGGNLRRGLLMLEASAMAKVDWSGNGAAIPQADWKLFLDEISHDIVAEQTPKKLHEVRLKFYDLLAQCISGETILKTLVDSLLTAVAPALQHPLIELAAKYDHNMKLGTKPILHLEAFVAGVMKLIKQQ